In Triticum urartu cultivar G1812 chromosome 6, Tu2.1, whole genome shotgun sequence, the following proteins share a genomic window:
- the LOC125514343 gene encoding 3-hydroxy-3-methylglutaryl-coenzyme A reductase 1-like, whose product MDARRVGGRIAAARRALTGALPLPVRITNGLAMVSLVLSSCDLLRLCSDPGRPLRFPLGGREFATVVCQLASVVYLLSLFAVPFAQPASARREEGQDGSRRSPAAVAPAPMPDCPDDGDEEIVAAVVSGELPSHRLESRLRDCRRAARLRREALRRMTGRGVEGLPFEGMDYEAILGQCCEMPVGYVQLPVGVAGPLLLDGRDYHVPMATTEGCLVASVNRGCRAIAASGGAFSVLLRDAMSRAPAVKLPSAKRAAELKMFLEAPANFEELAAVFNKSSRFGRLQGIQCALAGRNLYMRFTCSTGDAMGMNMVSKGVENVLGYLRNNFPDMDVISISGNYCSDKKATAVNWIEGRGKSVVCEATIKGRVVQSVLKTTVEKLVELNIIKNLAGSAVAGALGGFNAHASNIVTALFIATGQDPAQNVESSQCITMLEAVNEGKDLHISVTMPSIEVGTIGGGTSLTSQAACLNLLGVKGPNHGSPGANARLLATIVAGSVLAGELSLLAALAAGQLVKSHMKYNRSSKDVANSASLVAP is encoded by the exons ATGGACGCGCGCCGGGTCGGCGGCCGCATCGCGGCGGCGCGGAGAGCCCTCACGGGCGCGCTGCCCCTCCCCGTGCGGATCACCAACGGCCTCGCGATGGTCTCGCTCGTGCTCTCCTCCTGCGACCTGCTCCGCCTCTGCAGCGACCCGGGCCGGCCCCTCAGGTTCCCCCTCGGCGGCCGCGAGTTCGCCACCGTCGTCTGCCAGCTCGCCTCCGTCGTCTACCTCCTCAGCCTCTTCGCCGTGCCCTTCGCGCAGCCCGCCAGCGCCCGCCGCGAGGAGGGCCAGGACGGTTCCCGCCGCTCGCCGGCGGCCGTCGCGCCCGCGCCAATGCCTGACTGCCCGGACGACGGGGACGAGGAGATCGTCGCCGCGGTGGTGTCCGGGGAGCTCCCGTCGCACCGTCTGGAGTCGCGGCTTCGGGACTGCCGCCGCGCGGCCAGGCTGAGGCGGGAGGCGCTGCGGCGGATGACTGGGCGGGGCGTGGAGGGGCTCCCCTTCGAGGGGATGGACTATGAGGCCATTCTGGGGCAATGCTGCGAGATGCCTGTCGGGTATGTGCAGCTGCCGGTCGGGGTCGCCGGCCCGCTGCTCCTGGATGGGCGCGACTACCATGTTCCCATGGCCACCACCGAGGGATGCCTCGTTGCCAGCGTTAACCGCGGCTGCAGGGCCATTGCAGCGTCCGGGGGTGCCTTCAGCGTGCTGCTCCGTGACGCCATGTCCCGTGCGCCCGCCGTCAAGTTGCCTAGCGCCAAGCGGGCAGCGGAGCTCAAGATGTTTCTTGAGGCGCCTGCCAATTTTGAGGAGCTGGCTGCTGTCTTCAATAA ATCAAGCAGATTTGGTAGGCTACAAGGTATTCAGTGTGCACTAGCTGGAAGAAACCTTTACATGAGGTTTACCTGTAGTACTGGAGATGCTATGGGGATGAATATGGTGTCGAAAGGTGTCGAAAATGTCTTGGGCTACCTGCGGAACAACTTCCCCGACATGGATGTCATCAGCATATCTG GTAACTACTGTTCAGACAAGAAGGCTACTGCTGTAAATTGGATAGAAGGTCGCGGGAAATCTGTTGTTTGTGAGGCTACAATTAAAGGAAGAGTTGTGCAGAGTGTTCTGAAGACCACTGTAGAAAAACTTGTCGAGCTTAACATTATCAAAAACCTTGCTGGGTCAGCTGTAGCTGGAGCTCTTGGAGGTTTCAATGCTCATGCAAGCAATATTGTAACTGCACTATTCATTGCTACTGGCCAGGATCCTGCGCAAAATGTTGAAAGCTCACAGTGCATCACCATGTTGGAGGCAGTGAATGAGGGAAAAGATCTCCACATCTCTGTGACCATGCCGTCCATCGAG GTTGGTACAATTGGCGGGGGCACCTCCCTCACCTCACAGGCCGCGTGTTTAAACCTGCTTGGTGTGAAGGGCCCAAATCATGGCTCGCCGGGCGCGAATGCTAGACTTTTGGCTACCATTGTAGCGGGCAGTGTGCTTGCTGGCGAGCTCTCTCTCCTCGCTGCTCTAGCCGCTGGTCAGCTTGTGAAGAGCCACATGAAGTACAATCGATCGAGTAAAGATGTTGCCAATTCTGCTTCATTAGTAGCCCCATAG